The following coding sequences lie in one Phaeodactylum tricornutum CCAP 1055/1 chromosome 12, whole genome shotgun sequence genomic window:
- a CDS encoding predicted protein, protein MTVSSLWKVLDKAGCATPVGIAEFTVYDPQHYARSQEAPNEASPWNHNLGVRPSAIREQHKATTLAVDLSIWICESLTSRAMTENHANPALHLVFSRTMKLLSLGIKLIFVLEGKRRVQTAGKRDNFRNRRSGTTFWKAGEQCHDLLTRLGIPVFRAKAEGEALCALLSQRNIVDGVISNDGDCLLFGARVVYTKFSVENLVEGSVMRYDLGNLRALIDHAGDKEASDQLTGSLSLSRFDLLSFALLTGSDLAGNGLPKVGHKKAIRFIRKCQIDNPLTTEMASIDEVKSWAVAAHVRPTNLPHQTKANEKCCSRCCHIGTKHSHEKLGCEACGTAPGEPCYAFSTEDRFRKSLREKALKVIPIFEPSQVVEAYLRPNDNQLPAQLAGKTSNQIKMDPPDLNALLQLPLILKGRSQEESREYLVRSVGRLLSRAELFRKHEESDEKELMTSYRRARERPIPHKITNSMTQNGVPSYEVKWLVNATVTDNFGEGIDGYEYSTVEPCDLIANRYPVLIKEFQQAEKERMKQGDGEKLRRLDFLQSHLFLHRDPQRPSETGDAKKVKRSKHRAGFFETKEASLPKLYASSRRNNRSKRKTGDDVGHLLRYIVRSSDITQDPLGFSPIDNSKYGLLPGTSLRGHCTPSPRKNVYKSKASLHSPEGRVFCNMGGVFIEITPIISNRRTFPPRHIFIRRSSA, encoded by the coding sequence ATGACGGTCTCTTCTCTCTGGAAAgtcttggacaaggccgGTTGCGCCACCCCAGTGGGTATAGCAGAGTTTACTGTTTATGACCCACAGCACTACGCTCGTAGTCAAGAAGCACCCAATGAGGCGAGTCCGTGGAATCACAACCTGGGCGTTCGTCCATCTGCAATACGAGAGCAACACAAGGCAACCACATTGGCGGTGGATTTGTCAATTTGGATTTGTGAGTCCCTTACGTCCCGTGCGATGACGGAAAATCACGCCAATCCGGCTCTTCATCTGGTCTTTTCACGAACAATGAAATTGCTTTCCCTGGGAATAAAGCTTATTTTCGTGCTTGAAGGCAAGCGACGCGTGCAAACGGCGGGAAAGCGAGACAATTTTCGTAATCGGCGCAGTGGCACTAccttttggaaagcaggTGAGCAATGTCATGACTTGTTGACACGGCTTGGCATTCCAGTTTTCCGGGCCAAAGCCGAAGGTGAAGCTCTTTGTGCTTTACTTTCACAGCGCAATATTGTTGATGGTGTAATTTCCAATGATGGGGATTGTCTACTATTCGGAGCCCGAGTTGTATACACGAAATTCTCGGTCGAAAACCTTGTTGAAGGTAGTGTTATGCGGTATGACCTCGGCAATCTTCGAGCCCTGATTGACCACGCCGGCGACAAAGAAGCCTCAGACCAGCTTACTGGATCGCTTTCTCTCAGTCGTTTTGACCTCCTCTCTTTTGCATTGCTCACCGGCAGCGACTTAGCAGGGAACGGACTACCGAAGGTTGGGCACAAAAAGGCCATTCGTTTCATTCGAAAGTGCCAAATCGACAACCCCCTTACGACTGAGATGGCCTCCATTGATGAGGTGAAATCATGGGCAGTTGCCGCTCATGTTCGACCAACCAACCTGCCACATCAAACGAAAGCGAACGAAAAATGCTGTAGTCGCTGCTGTCATATCGGAACCAAGCACAGCCACGAGAAACTAGGGTGTGAAGCTTGTGGTACTGCTCCTGGAGAACCATGCTATGCATTCTCTACGGAAGATCGCTTCCGAAAGTCTCTCCGCGAAAAAGCTCTAAAAGTCATTCCGATTTTTGAGCCTTCCCAGGTTGTTGAGGCCTATCTGCGACCTAACGACAATCAGCTCCCCGCTCAGCTGGCTGGCAAGACCTCAAATCAAATAAAGATGGACCCACCGGACCTCAACGCTCTCTTGCAACTCCCTCTAATACTCAAGGGTCGTAGTCAGGAAGAGAGTCGCGAGTACTTGGTTCGTTCAGTTGGCCGCCTCTTATCTCGTGCTGAACTATTTCGAAAGCACGAGGAAAGCGATGAAAAAGAACTGATGACTTCTTATCGCCGAGCGCGAGAAAGACCCATTCCCCACAAAATTACGAACTCAATGACGCAGAACGGAGTGCCTTCTTACGAGGTAAAATGGTTGGTTAACGCTACCGTGACTGATAATTTCGGTGAAGGAATCGATGGCTACGAATATTCCACGGTTGAACCTTGTGACCTGATAGCGAACCGTTACCCCGTCCTAATAAAGGAGTTTCAGCAAGCGGAGAAAGAGCGTATGAAGCAAGGAGACGGAGAAAAGCTTCGTCGTTTAGACTTTCTACAATCGCACCTGTTCCTTCACAGAGACCCGCAACGTCCTTCAGAAACCGGCGACGCAAAGAAGGTGAAACGATCGAAGCACCGAGCAGGATTCTTTGAGACCAAAGAAGCAAGCCTTCCAAAACTCTACGCATCAAGCAGACGAAATAATCGATCCAAGCGCAAGACGGGAGATGACGTTGGTCATTTGTTACGTTATATTGTCCGTTCTAGCGACATCACACAAGATCCATTGGGATTCAGTCCGATTGACAACTCCAAATATGGATTACTTCCTGGAACGAGCTTGCGCGGTCACTGTACTCCATCGCCGCGAAAGAACGTATAcaaatcaaaagcttcattGCACTCACCGGAAGGAAGGGTGTTTTGCAATATGGGTGGTGTATTCATTGAGATTACGCCGATTATATCCAACCGTCGTACCTTCCCACCCCGTCACATATTCATTCGCCGGAGTTCAGCCTAG